GCCGTAGGGCGTGCCGCGGCCGGTGGTGAAGACGTGCAGGTTCATGCCGGCGGCCAGCTGCAGCGTGCCGCAGATGAAGTCGCTGGCGGGCGTGGCGGCGTAGGTCAGGCCCTTGTGCTTCAACTTCTCGCCCGGTGACAGCACGTTGGAGATCGGCGCCGAGCCCGACTTGACGATCGAGCCCATCGCCTTCTCGACGATGTTCGACAGCCCGCCCTTCTTGTTGCCCGGCGTGGTGTTGGCGCTGCGGTCGGCGCCGCCACGCCGGAGGTAGGCGTCGTACCACGCCATCTCGCGGATCACGGCCTCGGCCACCTCGGGCGTGCTGGCGCGCGAGGTGAGCTGGTCGATGCCGTCGCGCACCTCGGTGGTCTCGGAGAACATCACGCTCGCGCCCGCGCGCACCAGCAGGTCGGTGCAGAAACCCACCGCCGGGTTGGCCGTGACACCTGAAAACGCGTCACTGCCGCCGCACTGCACGCCGACCACCAGCTCGCTCGCCGGCACCGTCTCGCGCCGGCGGGCGTTCAGGCGTTCGAGGTGCTCCTCGGCCTGGCGCAGGATCGAGTCGACCATCGACATGAAGCCGACGTGCGCGTCATCCTGCAGGCAGACCACGTCGAGCGTGGCGGCCTCGTTGGCGCCGACATCGGCGACGCTGCGCTCATCCACGATCGCAAAACTGCCCGGCGGCAGCAGGCGCTCGGGCTGCAGCTTCTCGCAGCCCAGGCTCACCACCATCACCTCGCCGCCGAAGTTCGGGTTCAGGCTGATGTTGCGCAGCGTGCGGATCGGCACCGGCGCGTCGGGCGCGTCGATCGCCACACCGCAGCCGTAGCCGTGCTCGAGCGCGACCACGTCGTCGACGTTGGGAAACTTCGGCAGCAGCTCGGCCTTGATGCGCTGCACCGCGAAATCGGTGACGGCGGCCACGCACTGCACCGTCTGCGTGATGGCCAGGATGTTGCGCGTGCCCACCGAGCCGTCGGCGTTGCGGTAGCCCTCGAAGGTGTAGCCCGTGAGCGGCGGCAGCGGTTCGGGCTTGACGGTGGCGATCGGCAGGTCGTCGAGCCCGCGCGCGTCAGGCATGTCGAGCAGGCGCTCGTGCACCCAGCTGCCCGCCGGGATGTCCTTGAGCGCGTAGCCGATCGGGATGCCGTAACGCAGCACCGGTGCCCCGCCCGCCAGATCGACCAGCGCCACCTTGTGGCCCTGCGGCACGCGGTCGACCAGCACCAGCCCGGACGCCAGCACGCTGCCCGCCGGCAGCCCGCCGTCGTTGGCGACGATGGCGACGTTGTCGCGCTCGTGCATGCGGATGGTCAGCGGCGGACGGGCGGCGGGGGTCGGGGGGCTGGCTTGCATCGGGGGTTTCGGTTGGATCGCGTCGGGAATGGCTTGCGCCACTCGTCATATGTTGTCGTACAACATGCCGAGCGAACTTTAGAGGGTCATCCACCCGCAAACATCAGGGTTAACGCTGATTCGACGGTTTGGGGTCCAGTTTGAATCTGGAACCGGATTCATGCGTAGTTTTGCTGACTTCAAACCTCAACTCAAGTTATACGATGACGTACAACAAATCACATCCCAGCCCGTTCACCCCGCCGGAGACATCCCGATGAAGAAGACCCTGATCACGCTGTTGACCGCCCTCGTCACCGCCACCGGTGCGCAGGCCCAGGCCTGGCCGAACAAGCCGGTCACGCTGCTGGTGCCGTTCCCGGCCGGCGGCTCGACGGATGCCATCGCGCGGGCGATCTCGCCCAAGCTGCAGGAGCGGCTGGGCGCCACCTTCGTGGTCGAGAACAAGGCCGGCGCCGGCGGCACGGTCGGCGCGGCGCAGGCCAAGCGCGCGGCGCCGGACGGCTACACGATCTTCGTCTCGTCGCTCGGGCCGTTCGTGATCGGGCCGCACCTGATCAAGAGCGCCGCCTACGATCCGCTCAAGGACTTCGACTACATCACCGTCGCGGTGCAGGCGCCCAACGTGCTGGCGGTGCCGGCCAACTCGCCGCACAAGACGCTGGCCGACGTGATCGCCTTCCACAAGGCCAACCCGGGCAAGATGAGCTTCGCCTCGTCGGGCAACGGCTCCAGCGACCACCTGACGGCCGAGCTGTTCTGGCAGATCACCGGCACCAGCGGCCTGCACGTGCCGTACAAGGGCGGCGCGCCGGCGATGTCCGACCTGCTGGGCAGCCAGGTCGACGCGACCTTCATGAACATCAACACCGGTCTCACCAACATCAAGGCCGGCAAGCTGCGCGCGCTGGCCATCACCAGCGCCAAGCGCTCGCCGCTGCTGCCGGACGTGCCCACGCTGGAAGAATCCGGCATCAAGGGCGCCACGGTCTATTCGTGGCAGGCGCTCGCCGCGCCCAAGGGGCTGCCGGCCGACATCAAGAGCAAGCTGCACGAGTCGATCGTGGCCGCGCTGAACGACGCCTCGATCAAGCCCAAGCTGCTGGAACTGGGCTTCGAGATCGTCGCCAACACGCCCGAGCAGTTCACCGCCTTCCAGGCCGCCGAGTTCGCGCGCTGGAAGAAGGTGATCGAGGTCGGCAAGATCACGGCCGACTGAGCCGGGCCGCCTCGCCCGACCCGGGCCTGTGCGTGCGCAAGATGACGTCGAGGCGTTGCTCGTAGACTGGAACCGGGGCACGGTCAGGCCCGCAGCCGCAGCCGGCCGCTCCCGCCCAACCGGAGAGACGCATGAGACTGAGCTTCATCGGCGCCGCGCAGGAAGTCACCGGATCGTGTTTTCTCGTCGAGACCGACGAGGTGCGCTTTCTGGTCGACTGCGGCATGTTCCAGGGCGGGCGCGAGGTCCGCGAGCGCAATTTCCAGGGCTGGCCGTTCGATCCGCGCACGCTCGACTTCGTGCTGCTGACACACGCGCACATCGACCACAGCGGCCTGCTGCCACGCCTGTGCGCGCTCGGTTTCAAGGGCCCGATCCACACCACCACGGCCACCGCGGACCTGCTGTCGGTGATGCTGCTCGACAGCGCCTTCATCCAGGAGTCCGACTGGACCCGCGCCCAGCGCAAGCGCGGACGCACGCCCCGCAACGGCGCGGCGCCGGCCGAGCTGCTGTACACGGTGGCACAGGCCGAGGCCTGCCTGGCGCAGGTGCGCGGCGTCGCCTACGACACCGAGCTCAAGCCGCACGCCGACGTGCGCTGCCGCTTCCGCGACGCCGGCCACATCCTCGGCTCGGCGATCGCCGAGATCTGGCTCGACGAGCCCGGCCGCACGCGCAAGCTGGTGTTCTCGGGCGACCTCGGCCAGCCCGGCCGGCCGATCGTGCGCGACCCGACGCCGATCGCCGACGCCGACGTGCTGGTGGTCGAGTCGACCTACGGCAACCGCCTGCACCGGCCGATGCAGGAAACCGTCGACGAGCTGGTGCGGGTGATCGAGGACGTGCTGCGCCGCCGCCAGGGCAACGTCATCATCCCGGCCTTCGCGCTCGGGCGCACGCAGGAGGTGCTGTACCTGCTGACCGACCTGTGCCGCAGCGGCCGGCTGCCACCGCTGCAGGTGTTCGTCGATTCGCCGATGGCCGACAAGGTGACGGCCATCACCGAAAAGCACCCCGAGTTCCTCGACGACGAGACCCGGGCGCAGCTGTCGCAGCGCCACGCACGGCAGGGGCCGCTGCACCTGCGCTTCACCCAGAGCGTCGAGGAATCGATCGAGCTGAACCGCATCAAGGCCGGCGCCATCATCATCGCCGCCAGCGGCATGTGCGACGCCGGGCGCATCAAGCACCACCTGCGCCACCACCTCGGCCGCCCGGAGTGCGCCGTCGTCATCATCGGTTTCCAGGCCGTCGGCACGCTCGGGCGGCGGCTGGTGGACGGCGACAAGCAGGTGCGCATCTTCGGCGAGGAGCTGAAGGTCCGCGCCAGCGTGCACACCATCGGCGGCCTGTCGGCCCACGCCGACCAGGCCGCGCTGCTGGGCTGGCTGCGCGGCTTCAGGCGCGCGCCGGCGCAGACCTTCGTGGTGCACGGCGAGTCGGCCACCGCCTGCGGTTTCGCCGACACCATCGCCGCCGAGCTGGGCTGGCGCGTCGAGGCGCCGCCAGCGGGCGCCCGGATCGAGCTCTGACGGCGGCAGACCGCCGCCTGCGTCGACAATCGGGCCCAACCGCGAAGCCTCGCGGGTGTCATCTGAAAGCACCGTCACATGCCCATCCAGTGGTTTCCGGGTCACATGAACTCGACCAAGAAAGCCATCGCCGAGCGACTGCCGGAAATCGACGTGGTGATCGAGCTGCTCGACGCGCGCCTGCCCGGCTCGAGCGCCAACCCGCTGCTGGCCGACCTGACACGCGGCAAGCCGGCGCTCAAGGTGCTCAACAAGCAGGACCTGGCCGACCCGGCGCGCACCGCGCTGTGGCTGGCCCATTACCAGGCGCGGCCCGGCACGAACGCGATCGGCCTCGATGCCAGCGTCACCGCGCCGGCCCGCCAGCTGATCGCGGCCTGCCGTGAGCTCGCACCGCTGCGCGGCGGCATGGTCAAGCCGGTGCGGGTGCTGATCTGCGGCATCCCGAACGTGGGCAAGTCGACGCTGATCAACACCCTGCTCGGCCAGCGCTCGGCCAAGACCGGTGACGAGCCCGGCATCACCAAGGTCGAACAGCGCCTCACGCTGGCGAGCGATTTCTACCTGTACGACACGCCCGGCATGCTGTGGCCGCGCATCACGGTCGAGCAGAGCGGCTACCACCTCGCGGCCAGCGGCGGCATCGGCCGCAATGCCTACGACGAGGAAGAAGTGGCGCTCGACCTGCTGGCCCGCGTGCGCCCGCACTACGCCGATCGGCTGCAGGCGCGCTACAAGCTGGCCGACCTGGCGGGCCTGAGCGACGAGGCCCTGCTGGCCGACATCGGCCGCAAGCGCGGCGGCCTGATGGCCGGCGGCAAGGTCAACCTGCAGAAGGCCGCCGAGGTCGTCATCACCGACTTCCGCACCGGCACCTGGGGCCGCATCACGCTGGAGACGCCCGACGAGTTCATGCAGTGGCAGGCGGCCGGCCAGGTGCTCGATGCCCAGCGGCAGGCCCGGCGCGATGCGCGCAACCAGAAGAAGATCCCGCAGCGCGACGCAGCAGCAGCAGCCGCGGCGGCGGCGATGAGTACCGACGCCGCGGACGCGCAACCGGACTGACGCCGGCCCGCGTCAGCCGCCCAGCAGACGGCCGAGCCGGTTGCGCTTGGTGGCCAGGTAGCCGGCGTTCCAGGCCCGATCTCGTGGATGTCCAACCTTTGGATGGTGCGCGGCAAATTGATCGCAGCGCAGGCATGAGTGCGCCTGCCAAGCGAGTGCACCAATCTCAAATTCCGGCTTCAGCGCCGGGTGGGCACAGGGACGCTGCTTTTGCTTTGTGCAGAACTTCGCTTTGTGCAGAACTTCGATGAGCGCCCCGCGGTCCTAAACCGGAAAAAATGATAAAACCGCCGGCCCTGCTCCGACTGGCCTGAGGCCGTCCGAGCTCCCCAGCCTCAGCCCGCGCACAGGCGGCGCTGGCTTGCGCCGCATCGCTGCACTCGCCCAGCTCCTGTCCGTTCGAACATGGCAGACCTTTCATGGGTTCGGGTTTCAGCGCTTCGGTTCCACACCATGCAGAAACCTCGCCCATCCTGGCGCGCCGGACTGCGCAATCAACGGTCAGAGAAACCCATGAATAGACGCGATTTCTTGCAGTACGGCGCCATGGCCGCTACCGCCGCCACGCTGCAGGGCTGTGGTGGCGGCAGCGAGCCGGACAAGGAAGCGCCCCAGCCCCGGGTGGTGATTCTGTGGAACAGCGCGGCCCTGGCCGCGGTGCGCGACGCCAAACCCGGTCCGCCGATGGTGGCCCGCTCGTTGGCCGTGATTCACACCGCCATGTTCGATGCCTGGGCCGCCTATGACGCCGTGGCCGTCGGCACCCAGCTGCGCGGTGCGTTGCGCCGCCCCGGAGCCGAGCGCAGCGCCGCAGCCAAGGTCAAGGCCATCAGCCAGGCCGCCTATGCCGCCGGCCTGAACCAGTACCCGGCGCAAAAGCCCATCTTTGACCAACTGATGAGTCAGCTCGGCTTCAGCCCATCGAGCTCCGTCGATCCGGCCCAGCCCGAAGGCATCGGCAACCTCGCCGCGCAGGCCGTGATGGACTACCGCCGCGGCGACGGCGCGAACCAGGACGGCAGCCTGACCGCCTCCGGCATCCCCTACTCGGACTACACCGGCTATGCGCCCGCCAACCCCGCCACCGTGTTCACCGGCGGCACCGTGCTTTCGGCGATTCCGGCCCCCGACCGCTGGCAGCCCCTGACCTTCACTGACGGGGCCGGCATGACCCGCACGCCCGGCTTCATTGCGCCGCACTGGCGTCATGTCCGGTCCTTCGCCATGAGTTCGGCCAGCCAGTTCCGCCCTGCACCGCCGGCAGCCCTGAACACGCCTGCCTTCACCGCCCAGGCCCAGCAACTCGTCGATCTGCTGCCCAACCTGACCGAGAAGCAGAAGTGCATCTCGGAATACTGGGCCGACGGCCCGAGTTCCGAACTGCCGCCGGGGCACTGGAATTTGTTTGCCCAGTACATTTCCACGCGCGACAAGTACGACAACGACCGGGACGTGCGCCTGTTCTTCGCGCTGACGAATGCCATCTTCGACGCCAGCATCGCCACCTGGGAATGCAAGCGCTTCTACGACTACGTGCGCCCCGTCACCGCCATTCGCTACCTGTTCAACAGCCAGACCATCAAGGGCTATGGCGCCGGCGGGCCGGCCGCGGGTGTGGTGAACATCAGTGGGGCCAGCTGGCGCCCCTTCCAGCGCGACACATTCCCGACCCCGCCCTTTGCGGAATACACCTCGGGCCACAGCGCCTTCTCCGCTGCCGGGGCCGAGGTGCTGCGCAGTTTCACCGGCAGCGACAGCTTCGGCCACAGTGCGGTGATTGTCGCCCGCTCCCTGACGGCCGACACCGGCCTGCCGGCCGCGCCGGTCACCCTGGCCTGGGCCAGCTTTACCGAGGCCGCGGAAGAAGCAGGCATGTCCCGTTTGTATGGGGGCCTCCACTTCGCCGACGGCAACAACGCCGGCCGGGACATCGGCATCAAGACCGGCGCCCAAGCCTATGCCAAGGCGCGGCGCTACTGGGAAGGTACCGCCTGATCCGGGTGAGAGCTTGGCGCGCGATGCCGCGGCGGCGAGTGTCGACGCCGCGGATGCACCACCGGACTGACGCCGGCCCGCGTCAGCCGCCCAGCAGGTGCCCGAGCCGGTCGCGCTTGGTGGCCAGGTAGCTGGCGTTCTCGGGGTTGGCCTCGATCTCGTGCGGCTCGCGCTGCTCGATGCGGATACCGTGCTCCTGCAGCGCCAGCAGCTTGAGCGGGTTGTTGCTCATCAGGCACACCGAGCGCACCCCGAAGTCGTGCAGGATCGCCGCCGCCGCCTCGAAGCGCCGGCTGTCGGCCGGGTGGCCCAGCGCCAGGTTGGCCTCCACCGTGTCCAGCCCCTGGTCCTGCAGCGTGTAGGCGCGCAGCTTCTGGTCGATGCCGATGCCGCGCCCCTCGTGCCCGCGCATGTAGATCACCAGCCCGCGCCCGACCTGGGCGATGCGCGCCAGCGCCATCTGCAGCTGCGGGCCGCAGTCGCAGCGCAGCGAGCCGAAGATGTCGCCGGTCAGGCACTCCGAGTGCACCCGCACCAGCACCGCCTCGCCGGCGAGTTCGCCGACGTGCAGCGCCAGGTGCTCGATGCGCGTGGTGAGGTCGAAGTACGACGTCATCGTGAACTCGCCGTGCGGCGTGGGCAGGCGGGCGCTGGCGCCGCGCTCGATGCGGGCCTGCAGGCAGGTGGCGGGTTCGGACTTCATGGCGGTCGGTTCGGGCAATTCCTCTTGATCCGCATGATCGCATCCGCCGGAGCCCGTCGCTGCGGTTGCGGCTGCGGCCACCGTTCGTGCACCGGCAGCGGCCGCGCGCCGGCCGAACCCGTCGGCTTGACCTGCGACAAGTCTGCAGCCCCGTCGCCGTGTAGGCTCACCGTCATGCAGTGATGGCACAAACGTGCCCCGGCATTCAACGCAGAGGACATCCATCTTGAGCAAGACCATCAAGGCGGCAGACGCCGTGGCCCGCATCCCCGACGGGGCGGTGCTGATGATCGGCGGCTTCATGGGCGTGGGCACCCCCCATCGCCTGGTCGACGAACTGGTGCGCCAGGGCAAGCGCGACCTGACCGTGATCGCCAACGACACCGCGCGCCCCGGCGTCGGCATCGGCAAACTGATCAGCGCCGGGCTGGTGAAGCGGGCGATCGTCAGCCACATCGGCACCAACCCCGAGACCCAGGCGCAGATGATCGCCGGCAAGCTCGAGGTCGACCTGGTGCCCCAGGGCACGCTGGCCGAGCGCGTGCGCGCCGGCGGCTACGGGCTGGGCGGCGTGCTCACGCCCACCGGCGTGGGCACGGTGGTGGCCGACGGCAAGCGCACGCTCGAGATCGAGGGCCGCCTGTTCCTGCTGGAGCTGCCGCTGCGGGCCGATTTCGCGCTCGTCAACGCCCGCCAGGCCGACCACATCGGCAACCTCGCCTACGCGCTGACGGCGCGCAACTTCAACCCGCTGATCGCGATGGCCGCCGACGTCGTGCTGGCCGAGCCGCAGGAGATCGTGCCGGTCGGCGTGATCCCGCCCGACGCCGTCATGACGCCGTCGGTGGTCGTCACCCACATCATCGCCAAGGAGTCCGCACATGGATGACAAGCTGCTCATCGCCTCGCGCGTGGCCCAGGAACTGCGCCCCGGCACGCTCGTCAACCTCGGCATCGGCCTGCCCACGCTGGTCGCCGGCCTGGTGCCGCGCGACGCGCACATCTTCTTCCAGTCCGAGAACGGCATCATCGGCATGCAGTCGGTGCCCGAACACGGCCTCGAAGACGACGACCTGACCGACGCGGGCGGGCGCCCGATCAGCGCCCTGCCCGGCGCGGCCACCTTCGACAGCGCGATGTCCTTCGGCCTCATCCGCGGCGGCCACCTCGACGTCACGGTGCTCGGCGGCCTGCAGGTCGACCGCAACGGCCGGCTGGCCAACTGGATGGTGCCCGGCAAGATGGTGCCCGGCATGGGCGGCGCGATGGACCTCGTCACCGGCGCGCGCCGCGTGATCGTGGCCATGACGCACACCGCCAAGGGCGAGCACAAGATCGTCGACGCGCTGACGCTGCCGCTGACCTCGTCGCGCTGCGTCGACCTGATCGTCACCGAACTGGCGGTGCTGCTGCCGACGTCGGCCGGCATGGTGCTCAAGGAACTGGCGCCGGGCGTGACGGTCGAGCAGGTGCAGGCGGCCACCGGCACCCGGCTGATCGTGCCCGAGGACGTGCCGACGATGGGCACCGTGCAGTCCTGACGGCAGCGGGCCCGGACGGGGCGCGCCTCTAGAATCACGCCCCCTTTCCAGCCACCCGCCAGCCGCCAGCCGGATGGTCCGAGCGCCATGAACATCGTCGTCAACGCAGAACTCCAGGCCTACATCGACCCGCTGACCGCGGAGGAACTCGAGGCCCTGGAGCGCAGCCTGCTGGCCGAAGGCTGCCGCGACGCGCTGGTGCTGTGGGGCGACGTGCTGGTCGACGGCCACAACCGCCATCGCCTGTGCCTCAAGCACGGCCTGCCGTTCCGGACGGTGCAGAACCCGCGCTTCAAGTCGCTCGAGGACGTGCACCTGTGGATGATCGACCAGCACCTGGGCCGGCGCAGCGTCTCGAACTTCCAGCGCGGCCTGCTGGCGCTGCGCAAGAGCGAGATCGTCGCCGGGCAACGGGCCCGGGCCTTCGCGCCGCAGCCCGCCGAGCCGGCCCGCGACGAGCCCGCCCCGCCGGCAGCAGCCGAGACGGCCCCGCCGCCCACGCCCGCCGCCACCAGCCCGGCACCCGAGCGCATGGACAGCCGCGAGGCGATCGCCAAGGCGGCGCGCCTGAGCAGCAACCAGGTCGTGATGATCGAGCGCATCCGCAAGCAGGCCGCGCCCGAGGTGGTCGCGGCGGTGCGCGCGGGCACGATCTCGATCAACGCCGCCGCCGCGGTCGCCACCCTGCCGGCCGAGGAACAGATCGCCGCCGCCACGGCAGGTGCCGACGAGCTGAAGCAGGCCGCCAGGCGCGTGCGCGAAGCCCGCAGCAAACCGCCCAAGCCGCGCGAGACGCCGGCCGCGTCGGAGCAAGACACCGAGCCCGACGAGCTTGAGATGCTGCGTGAACGCGTCACGCAGCTCACCGCCGAAAACCTCGACCTGCGCCGGCAGCTGGCCGAACTGCAGGCGCTGCAGGCTCGAACGCCGTGACCCGTACGCTGCTGATCGTCTACCACTCGATGACCGGCGGGACCCGCCAGATGGCCGAAGCGGCCGCCGAGGCCGCCCGGTGCGAGGCGGCCGGCGCAGCCGACGACAGCGCCGGCGTGCCGGTCGAGGTGCGGCTGCTGCACGCCAGCGCCGCCGGCCCGGCCGACGTGCTGGCGGCGCACGGCTACCTGTTCGCGACGCCGGAAAACCTCGCCGCGATCGCCGGGCTGATGAAGGATTTCTTCGACCGCAGCTACTACGGCGCGCTCGACCGCATCAACGGGCGACCCTACGCCAGCCTGATCTGCGCCGGCAGCGACGGCCGCAACGCGGCCCGCCAGATCGAACGCGTCGCCACCGGCTGGCGGCTGGTCGCGGTGGCCGAGCCGCTGATCGTCTGCACCCATGCGCAGACCCCCGAGCAGATCCTGCAGACCCAGCAGATCGCCGCGGCGGATCTGCAGCGCTGCGCGGAGCTGGGCGCGGCGATGGCGGCCGGGCTGGCGCTCGGGGTGTACTGACGCCTCAAGGCTTGGGCGGGGGCGTGTAGAACGGCTCCGTGCTGAGGCTGTTGGCCAGCCGCTCCAGTTCCTTGATCATCGGCCCGCGCAGCGCCTGCTGGCCGTTTTCGCCCTGGAAGTTGCTGCGCACCGCGGTCGGAAAGTGCAGCCGCACCCAGGCCGACGCCGCATCGATGGCGCCCTCGGTGGCGCTGTCGGAAAAACGCACCGAGCTGGCGTGTTCGGGGTCGTAGAAGATGTAGGACTGGTCGGGCTCTCGCACCACCGGCTTGACCGGCGTGTCGGTCCAGCGCAGCCGCGCCAGCAGCTGCACGCGGCCCTTGTGGCCCTTGGGCGTCTTGAAAAGCCAGATGTTGTCGGGCGCGCCGTCTTTGAGCTCGGCCAGCTTGTCGCGGTTGGATCGAAAACTTCCGACGCGACCCGCCTTGAGGTCTTCGTTGAAATCTTTCCAGTAGAAGAACACGTCCATGTCAGCTTTCCAGCCCTGTCGAGAGAGCATTTGAGTGGGCGGCGAGGTCGACAGACTTCGCCGCGGGGGGCAGGATCAGCCGTTGAGCAGGGCCTTGGCCATGTTGCGCAGCGCGGCTGCGTCGAGTGCCTTGGTGGGCTGCGACTCGCAGATCACCGCCAGGCGATCGAGGATGCCGGCCGCGAACCGGTGCGCGGCGGCGAGCGTTTCTGCGTCGCTGTCGTAGGTGTCGTAGGCCTCGACGGCCACGCCGCTGTCGGATGCGATCGCCTTGACGTCGATCTTCGTGGAGGGCGTCGTTCTGGTTGCCATGATCTAGCTCTGTGATGTTGCGGAGACCGCCTGACTTTAGCCTCAGCCGGCACGCCCGCCCGAGCGACGCCGCGCGGGGGGCTCAGGACATGAACTTGTCGCGCACGATCTCGGCCAGCAGCGGCACCACGCTGACGGCATTGCTGGCGTGCGGCACGCAGTCGGTGCTCCAGATGTGGCGCACGCCGGCTTGCCGCAGCAGCGTGTGCGCGTCGCCCACGAACAGCGCGTGCGTGACCGCCACGTCGACGCTGGCGGCGCCGCCCTCGAGGCACTGCCTCGTGGCGTCGAGCAGGGTGCGGCCGGTGCTGGCGATGTCGTCGATCAGCACCACCGCGCGGCCCTGCAGCGCCAGGCCGGGCGGCAAGGTGACGCGCACGTCGCGGTCGCCGCTGCGCTGCTTGACGCAGCAGGCGTGGTCGAGCGGCTGCGGCCGGCCGAGCGCGGTGGCGCCGTCGCGCGCGGCACACCGCACCCAGGGCGCCGATTCTTCGTCCGGGCCGAGCAGCAGCACGTCGCGCACCTGGCGCGCCGCCCAGGCACCGAGCAGGCCGGCGGCCGACAGGCTGACGCCGCGGCCGGCGGGCATCACCTCGTCGAGCGAGGCGATGCGGTGCAGGTGCGGATCGACCGTGATCACGGCGTCGAAATGCTGCGCCAGCAGGCGCGCGATGTGGCGCTGGCTGACCGACTCGCCGGGCGTGAAGGCGATGTCCTGGCGCATGTAGGCCAGGTAGGGGCTGACCAGCAGCAGCCGCTGCGCGCCCAGCTCGCGGGCGCTCGGCGCGCCGATCAGCAGCTCGACCAGCTTCTCGTTGGGCTGCTGCAGGCCGCGCCAGATCAGCACGCTGCCGTGCAGCGCCGCGGGCAGTCGCAGCCTGATCTCGCCGTCGGGGAAACGGTGGCG
This portion of the Leptothrix cholodnii SP-6 genome encodes:
- the garD gene encoding galactarate dehydratase, translated to MQASPPTPAARPPLTIRMHERDNVAIVANDGGLPAGSVLASGLVLVDRVPQGHKVALVDLAGGAPVLRYGIPIGYALKDIPAGSWVHERLLDMPDARGLDDLPIATVKPEPLPPLTGYTFEGYRNADGSVGTRNILAITQTVQCVAAVTDFAVQRIKAELLPKFPNVDDVVALEHGYGCGVAIDAPDAPVPIRTLRNISLNPNFGGEVMVVSLGCEKLQPERLLPPGSFAIVDERSVADVGANEAATLDVVCLQDDAHVGFMSMVDSILRQAEEHLERLNARRRETVPASELVVGVQCGGSDAFSGVTANPAVGFCTDLLVRAGASVMFSETTEVRDGIDQLTSRASTPEVAEAVIREMAWYDAYLRRGGADRSANTTPGNKKGGLSNIVEKAMGSIVKSGSAPISNVLSPGEKLKHKGLTYAATPASDFICGTLQLAAGMNLHVFTTGRGTPYGLAQVPVIKVATRSDLARRWHDLMDVNAGSIADGTATIEQVGWELFRLMLDVASGRRKTWAEHWKLHNALVLFNPAPVT
- a CDS encoding Bug family tripartite tricarboxylate transporter substrate binding protein; this translates as MKKTLITLLTALVTATGAQAQAWPNKPVTLLVPFPAGGSTDAIARAISPKLQERLGATFVVENKAGAGGTVGAAQAKRAAPDGYTIFVSSLGPFVIGPHLIKSAAYDPLKDFDYITVAVQAPNVLAVPANSPHKTLADVIAFHKANPGKMSFASSGNGSSDHLTAELFWQITGTSGLHVPYKGGAPAMSDLLGSQVDATFMNINTGLTNIKAGKLRALAITSAKRSPLLPDVPTLEESGIKGATVYSWQALAAPKGLPADIKSKLHESIVAALNDASIKPKLLELGFEIVANTPEQFTAFQAAEFARWKKVIEVGKITAD
- a CDS encoding MBL fold metallo-hydrolase RNA specificity domain-containing protein gives rise to the protein MRLSFIGAAQEVTGSCFLVETDEVRFLVDCGMFQGGREVRERNFQGWPFDPRTLDFVLLTHAHIDHSGLLPRLCALGFKGPIHTTTATADLLSVMLLDSAFIQESDWTRAQRKRGRTPRNGAAPAELLYTVAQAEACLAQVRGVAYDTELKPHADVRCRFRDAGHILGSAIAEIWLDEPGRTRKLVFSGDLGQPGRPIVRDPTPIADADVLVVESTYGNRLHRPMQETVDELVRVIEDVLRRRQGNVIIPAFALGRTQEVLYLLTDLCRSGRLPPLQVFVDSPMADKVTAITEKHPEFLDDETRAQLSQRHARQGPLHLRFTQSVEESIELNRIKAGAIIIAASGMCDAGRIKHHLRHHLGRPECAVVIIGFQAVGTLGRRLVDGDKQVRIFGEELKVRASVHTIGGLSAHADQAALLGWLRGFRRAPAQTFVVHGESATACGFADTIAAELGWRVEAPPAGARIEL
- the ylqF gene encoding ribosome biogenesis GTPase YlqF, coding for MPIQWFPGHMNSTKKAIAERLPEIDVVIELLDARLPGSSANPLLADLTRGKPALKVLNKQDLADPARTALWLAHYQARPGTNAIGLDASVTAPARQLIAACRELAPLRGGMVKPVRVLICGIPNVGKSTLINTLLGQRSAKTGDEPGITKVEQRLTLASDFYLYDTPGMLWPRITVEQSGYHLAASGGIGRNAYDEEEVALDLLARVRPHYADRLQARYKLADLAGLSDEALLADIGRKRGGLMAGGKVNLQKAAEVVITDFRTGTWGRITLETPDEFMQWQAAGQVLDAQRQARRDARNQKKIPQRDAAAAAAAAAMSTDAADAQPD
- a CDS encoding vanadium-dependent haloperoxidase, producing MNRRDFLQYGAMAATAATLQGCGGGSEPDKEAPQPRVVILWNSAALAAVRDAKPGPPMVARSLAVIHTAMFDAWAAYDAVAVGTQLRGALRRPGAERSAAAKVKAISQAAYAAGLNQYPAQKPIFDQLMSQLGFSPSSSVDPAQPEGIGNLAAQAVMDYRRGDGANQDGSLTASGIPYSDYTGYAPANPATVFTGGTVLSAIPAPDRWQPLTFTDGAGMTRTPGFIAPHWRHVRSFAMSSASQFRPAPPAALNTPAFTAQAQQLVDLLPNLTEKQKCISEYWADGPSSELPPGHWNLFAQYISTRDKYDNDRDVRLFFALTNAIFDASIATWECKRFYDYVRPVTAIRYLFNSQTIKGYGAGGPAAGVVNISGASWRPFQRDTFPTPPFAEYTSGHSAFSAAGAEVLRSFTGSDSFGHSAVIVARSLTADTGLPAAPVTLAWASFTEAAEEAGMSRLYGGLHFADGNNAGRDIGIKTGAQAYAKARRYWEGTA
- the ribA gene encoding GTP cyclohydrolase II; the encoded protein is MKSEPATCLQARIERGASARLPTPHGEFTMTSYFDLTTRIEHLALHVGELAGEAVLVRVHSECLTGDIFGSLRCDCGPQLQMALARIAQVGRGLVIYMRGHEGRGIGIDQKLRAYTLQDQGLDTVEANLALGHPADSRRFEAAAAILHDFGVRSVCLMSNNPLKLLALQEHGIRIEQREPHEIEANPENASYLATKRDRLGHLLGG
- a CDS encoding CoA transferase subunit A, whose translation is MSKTIKAADAVARIPDGAVLMIGGFMGVGTPHRLVDELVRQGKRDLTVIANDTARPGVGIGKLISAGLVKRAIVSHIGTNPETQAQMIAGKLEVDLVPQGTLAERVRAGGYGLGGVLTPTGVGTVVADGKRTLEIEGRLFLLELPLRADFALVNARQADHIGNLAYALTARNFNPLIAMAADVVLAEPQEIVPVGVIPPDAVMTPSVVVTHIIAKESAHG
- a CDS encoding 3-oxoacid CoA-transferase subunit B codes for the protein MDDKLLIASRVAQELRPGTLVNLGIGLPTLVAGLVPRDAHIFFQSENGIIGMQSVPEHGLEDDDLTDAGGRPISALPGAATFDSAMSFGLIRGGHLDVTVLGGLQVDRNGRLANWMVPGKMVPGMGGAMDLVTGARRVIVAMTHTAKGEHKIVDALTLPLTSSRCVDLIVTELAVLLPTSAGMVLKELAPGVTVEQVQAATGTRLIVPEDVPTMGTVQS